GCCCCACTACCATCTACACATTGCATTCCCTGCTGACGGAGCGCCCCGCCCCGTTCGAGCTTACGCTGTTTGAAAAGCAGCCGTCGATTGGCCGAGGTACGCCCTATCGCCCAGGCTGGAACGATCCCGCCATGCTTTCCAACATCGCCAGCATCGAAATTCCCCCGCTGGCCGAGACCATGGTGGAATGGCTGCACGGCCAGAGCGACGAGCGACTTGCAAAGTTGCACATCGGCCGGGAAGACATAGACGACCGCACATTCTACCCAAGGCTCGTCCTGGGTGAATATTTCGCGGACCAGATGCAGGCTCTGTTGGAGGAAGCCGCGCGGCAGGGCATCGTCGTGACCGTCCGCACCCGCTGCGAGGTAACGGACGCAGTGAGTAGCCCGGAGGGCATGATCCTGCACGTCCAGCCCCAAAAAGGTGAGGCATTTGAGGCGCGCTTCGATCATGTCGTCCTCGCTACGGGCCACCAGTGGCCTGAACATCCCGAGGTTAGTCCCGGCTATTTCGCCAGCCCGTGGCCCGCTTCCGAGATCGAGAAGATTGCGGCCACTCGGGTCGGCATTCGTGGTTCCTCGCTCACCGCGATCGATGCCGCCGTCGCGCTCGCCGTCGCCCATGGTGATTTCGTGGAGACGGAGGACGGCGACCTCGCCTATATGGCGGGACCGGATACCGGCTCGTTCCAGATGACCATGCTTTCGCGCAAAGGCCTTTTACCCGAGGCCGACTTCTACTTCCCCATCCCGTACGAACCGCTGGCAGTGTGCACCAGTGAGGCAATCGAACGGTTGATCGCGTCTCAAGACCCATCTCTCCTCGACCGCACTTTCGAGTTGTTCAAGCGTGAACTTGCCGAAGCAGACCCGGCTTATGCAAAGCAGACCGGGCTTGCGTCCTTGAGTATCGAGGACTTTTGCGAAGGGTATTTCAGCCAGCGCCTTGGCAGTGACCCGTTCGTATGGGCGCGTGACAATCTCGCCGAAGCGCAGCGGAACTACGAAAAGGGTCATGTCGTAGCATGGCGCTATGCGATCCTGCGGATGCACGAGGTAATCGAAAGCATTGTCCCTTATTTAAGCGACGAGGAATTCGGGCGCTTTTCGCGGCACCTGAAGACGGTCTTCGTCGATGACTACGCCACCGTGCCGCACGAATCCATTCAGCGAATGCTTGCCCTTCACAGCGCCGGCAAGCTGGAAGTCATCGCGGTAGGAGAGGACTACACCGTCGATACGCATTCCCCGCAGGATGGCGCCATCCTGAAACAAGGCGCGTCGGAAACCCATTTTCCGGTCTTCATCGAAGCGACCGGCCAGCGCGCGCTTGCCGCCAAGGATTTCCCCTTCCCGTCGCTGCGCGACCAGGGGATCGTTCGTGATGTGAGCACGGCCGGAGAAAATGCGCCTGCAAGAGGTATCGCCATCGACGATCAGTTTCACCTCGTTTCGGCAGAGGTCCCGATCGACCAGTTGTTCTGCCTCAGCCTGCCCTTCATCATGGGGCGGCACCCGTTCGTGCAGGGCATCACCAGCTCCCACGAACTGGGCCGGATCGTGGCCCACGAACTCGCAGCCGCGATCGACCGGCACTGCGCGCCGAACGACGCCGCAGGGGAATTGACCGCTCGATGAAGCTTTTCGCAATCTACATCGGCGGTGTGTATCCCGGCGCCAACATCGAGGTCCACGACGTCCGCTTTGCCGTAGCGCAGCGCATCGAGGATACGTATCCAGCCCTGCGGGAGCAATGGTGGGGCGTACCCAGAAGCCTGCACATCGACTGCTGGGCGGAAGTAATCGAGGCCGACGGTTACGCGATCTCGCTTAGAGACGAGCCATATGTTGGTCCCGAAAAGCTCTATTTCGTAAATTTGGGCGGCTATGAACCTGGAGAGTTCGCTGAACGGCACCGTAACATCTTCGTGGTCGCCGAAAGCGAATCCAAGGCCAAATACAAGGCCGTAAAAACGGTGAAGGCCTGGACAGACCCACACAAGGACGATCTCTATGAGGCCGGGCACGCTTTCTGCCTGAGTGACGGTCCCGCAGGAGAGCGTCTCTTCGTGCACCTCACGCCCATAGCTGGGCAGGGTCAACCGGCTTTCACCTGCAAGTATATCCCGATCCGCAAGGCCACGTAACGCCGCCTTAGCTGCGACATAGCGCGCCTCTGGGATGCTCGTTTTTGTGCGAAGGGATGAAGGACGGCACGGAGAAAGGTGCCGTCCTTCGTGTGCTAAGCTACCTGCATCGATCAGCCGGCGGCCAGGATGGCCTTGGCGACGGCTTCGCTGCTGGCCGGGTTCTGTCCGGTTATCAGCCGGCCGTCCTGCACGATATAGGGCGCCCAGTCGGGCCCCTTCTCGTAAAGGCCGCCCAGCGCCTTGAACTCGTCCTCGATCAGGAAGGGGACCACGTCGGTCAGTTCGACGGCATCTTCCTCGCCATTCGTGAAGCCGGTCACCCGGCGCCCGGCGATCAGGGTAGAGCCATCTGCCGCCTTGACGTGGCGCAGCACCCCGGGCGCATGGCAAACGAAGCCGGTCGTCTTGCCTGCGCGTTCGAATGCTTCGATGAGCGCGATCGAGACTTCGGATTCGGCCAGATCCCACAGCGGGCCGTGACCGCCGGGATAGAACACGGCGTCATAGTCCTCGGCTTTCACACCTTCTAGCTTCACCGTATTGGCGAGAACCGCCTGCGCATTGGCATCGGCCTTGAAGCGATGGGTAAACTCGGTCTGGAAGTCGGGCAGGTCGCTCTTGGGATCGAGCGGGGGTTGACCACCCGCAGGCGAAGCTACGGTAATCTGCGCGCCGGCATCATGGAACGTGTAGTAGGGCGCGGCGAACTCCTCCAGCCAGAAGCCGGTCTTCTTGCCGGTATCGCCGAGCGTATCGTGCGACGTCAGAACCATCAGAATCTTCATCGGTCTTCTCCTGTGTGTTGGTATTCAGTCAACAAGCATGGCCTGAAGCACCGGCAGCTTTTCGGCATAGGGCGCCCGAACGCAGTCCCCGCTAGCACCATCCGGCGCCTGTAGCACGAACGGTCGGGCATGGCGGGCGCGGCGGCGGCATAGTCCGACGCGGATATGCGTTCGGTCGCAGGGTCGGTTGAAACTAAAACGCGATTGGGGTTTTCATGAAGGGCCATCCGCTTGCGTGTCGGCACGTCATGAAAGTTCACCGGAGCATCATCCATGTTAATTCGCAGCGGATATGACATCGCGCTTGGCGTATCAACTTCAACGCCATTGGTCGCTATGCTCAATGTTCGTCCGGAGCGCCTTGCGGACCTGCGCTCACCGCATGCGATCACGAACGACCGGGGCGTGCCGATGCAGCATTACCATGATAATTTCGGTAACTTCTGCACACGGCTCACTTTGCCGCCCGGGATCGTCAGAATTTCCAGCAGCTTCCTGATCCACGACACGGGCGCAGCAGACCGCCAGAGCCCAACTGCCGCGCAGCACGAAATTGCCGATCTTCCCAGCGATGCGCTCCAATATCTTCTGGGAAGCCGGTATTGCGAAACGGACCACCTCTCCAACATCGCGTGGGGTTTGTTTGGACACATCCCGCCAGGCTGGCAACGGGTGCAGGCGATAGTCGATTTCGTCCACGAGCACCTACGGTATGGCTACGAGTATGCTCGCGCCACCAGAACCGCCTACGAGGCCTATCAGGAGCGTGTGGGTGTGTGCCGCGATTTCGCGCATCTGGCCGTGGCGCTGTGCCGCTGCATGAACATTCCGGCACGCTATTGCAGTGGATATCTGGGAGACATCGGTGTTGAACCGGTAGACGTGCCGATGGATTTCCATGCGTGGTTTGAAGCCTATCTCGGCGGCGAATGGCACAGTTTCGATGCCCGCCACCGGGTGCCCAGGATCGGGCGCATCCTGATGGCCTGCGGCCGCGATGCTGCGGACACCGCACTCACCACCGCGTTTGGCCCTGTGCAGCTAGTGGGCTTTGACGTTCATTCTTACGAAGTCAAAGCGGACGCTAAGGCAGGCTCCAATACCCCAGCGCTCGCGGCTTAACGATTGCCGCTCGGCCAGTTCTGCAGCCGCGATCAGGCTGTGGCCGGTTGCTGCTGCCGCATGGGCGGTCATGGTGATCGCGATGCCATTGGGACCATCGAGAATTACGACCCCGTCTTCGGCGCTGGCAATGCCAGGATCGTCGCGGGGCTGCGGCGGGTTGGGAACCATCGTCATGATGAATGCTCTGTCTGAGAGGGCAGGACGGGATCAGGATCTTCTAGGTACAGATAGTCGGGATTGAACTGACCGCGCGCGACAAGCCGCTCGACGTCCAGGATTTCGACCAGCGATGAGCGAAACACGCAAATTTTCTCTTCGCGCATTTGCCGCATGACCCGGTTCACATGAACATTGG
The DNA window shown above is from Novosphingobium sp. P6W and carries:
- a CDS encoding DUF1543 domain-containing protein, which encodes MKLFAIYIGGVYPGANIEVHDVRFAVAQRIEDTYPALREQWWGVPRSLHIDCWAEVIEADGYAISLRDEPYVGPEKLYFVNLGGYEPGEFAERHRNIFVVAESESKAKYKAVKTVKAWTDPHKDDLYEAGHAFCLSDGPAGERLFVHLTPIAGQGQPAFTCKYIPIRKAT
- a CDS encoding type 1 glutamine amidotransferase domain-containing protein encodes the protein MKILMVLTSHDTLGDTGKKTGFWLEEFAAPYYTFHDAGAQITVASPAGGQPPLDPKSDLPDFQTEFTHRFKADANAQAVLANTVKLEGVKAEDYDAVFYPGGHGPLWDLAESEVSIALIEAFERAGKTTGFVCHAPGVLRHVKAADGSTLIAGRRVTGFTNGEEDAVELTDVVPFLIEDEFKALGGLYEKGPDWAPYIVQDGRLITGQNPASSEAVAKAILAAG
- a CDS encoding FAD/NAD(P)-binding protein; the protein is MTCSVAFVGAGPTTIYTLHSLLTERPAPFELTLFEKQPSIGRGTPYRPGWNDPAMLSNIASIEIPPLAETMVEWLHGQSDERLAKLHIGREDIDDRTFYPRLVLGEYFADQMQALLEEAARQGIVVTVRTRCEVTDAVSSPEGMILHVQPQKGEAFEARFDHVVLATGHQWPEHPEVSPGYFASPWPASEIEKIAATRVGIRGSSLTAIDAAVALAVAHGDFVETEDGDLAYMAGPDTGSFQMTMLSRKGLLPEADFYFPIPYEPLAVCTSEAIERLIASQDPSLLDRTFELFKRELAEADPAYAKQTGLASLSIEDFCEGYFSQRLGSDPFVWARDNLAEAQRNYEKGHVVAWRYAILRMHEVIESIVPYLSDEEFGRFSRHLKTVFVDDYATVPHESIQRMLALHSAGKLEVIAVGEDYTVDTHSPQDGAILKQGASETHFPVFIEATGQRALAAKDFPFPSLRDQGIVRDVSTAGENAPARGIAIDDQFHLVSAEVPIDQLFCLSLPFIMGRHPFVQGITSSHELGRIVAHELAAAIDRHCAPNDAAGELTAR
- a CDS encoding transglutaminase family protein is translated as MLIRSGYDIALGVSTSTPLVAMLNVRPERLADLRSPHAITNDRGVPMQHYHDNFGNFCTRLTLPPGIVRISSSFLIHDTGAADRQSPTAAQHEIADLPSDALQYLLGSRYCETDHLSNIAWGLFGHIPPGWQRVQAIVDFVHEHLRYGYEYARATRTAYEAYQERVGVCRDFAHLAVALCRCMNIPARYCSGYLGDIGVEPVDVPMDFHAWFEAYLGGEWHSFDARHRVPRIGRILMACGRDAADTALTTAFGPVQLVGFDVHSYEVKADAKAGSNTPALAA